One segment of Neobacillus endophyticus DNA contains the following:
- a CDS encoding DUF2905 domain-containing protein, with translation MIVGGIIFFIGLLMPLLHFGKLPGDILIKKGNATFYFPVVTCIVISIVLSLLFHFIGRFR, from the coding sequence ATGATTGTGGGCGGGATTATTTTTTTCATAGGATTGTTGATGCCTCTTTTGCATTTTGGAAAACTGCCTGGTGACATTTTAATTAAAAAGGGCAATGCCACTTTTTACTTTCCAGTTGTTACCTGCATTGTCATCAGCATTGTTCTATCACTTTTATTTCATTTTATAGGCAGATTTCGTTAA
- the tgt gene encoding tRNA guanosine(34) transglycosylase Tgt — translation MTAIRYELIKTCKQTGARLGRVHTPHGSFDTPAFMPVGTLATVKTMAPEDLKEMGAGIILSNTYHLWLRPGHEIIKEAGGLHKFMNWDRAILTDSGGFQVFSLSDFRKIEEEGVHFRHHLSGEKLFLSPEKAMEIQNALGSDIMMAFDECPPYPASFEYMKKSVERTSRWAERCLKAHQRPNDQGLFGIVQGGEYEELRKQSADDLISLDFPGYAVGGLSVGEPKDVMNRVLEFTTPMLPANKPRYLMGVGSPDSLIDGSIRGIDMFDCVLPTRIARNGTLMTSSGRLVVKNAQFARDFGPIDPECDCYTCRNYSRAYIRHLIHCNETFGIRLTSYHNLYFLLRLMEKVRQAIREDRLGDFREEFFERYGFNKPNAKNF, via the coding sequence TTGACTGCAATTCGTTACGAATTAATTAAAACATGTAAGCAGACCGGCGCGCGTCTTGGCCGTGTTCATACACCGCACGGGTCATTCGATACCCCTGCTTTTATGCCTGTAGGAACCCTTGCAACCGTCAAAACGATGGCACCGGAAGACTTAAAAGAAATGGGAGCCGGGATCATCTTAAGCAATACCTATCATTTATGGCTGCGTCCTGGCCATGAAATTATCAAGGAAGCAGGCGGCCTCCATAAATTTATGAACTGGGATCGGGCAATATTAACGGATTCCGGTGGTTTTCAAGTCTTTAGTTTAAGTGATTTTCGCAAAATTGAAGAAGAAGGGGTTCATTTCCGTCACCATTTGAGCGGAGAGAAATTATTTCTTTCACCAGAAAAAGCGATGGAAATTCAAAATGCCCTAGGTTCGGATATTATGATGGCTTTCGATGAATGTCCGCCATATCCAGCTTCATTTGAATACATGAAAAAATCGGTGGAGCGGACTTCAAGATGGGCAGAACGCTGTTTAAAAGCACATCAACGCCCTAATGATCAGGGGCTTTTTGGCATTGTTCAAGGTGGGGAATATGAGGAACTTCGGAAACAGAGTGCAGATGATCTTATTTCACTTGATTTCCCAGGCTATGCAGTTGGCGGTTTATCGGTAGGGGAACCAAAAGATGTGATGAACCGTGTGCTGGAATTTACAACCCCAATGCTGCCGGCAAATAAACCCCGCTATTTAATGGGGGTTGGCTCTCCGGATTCACTTATTGATGGTTCCATTCGTGGAATTGATATGTTTGATTGTGTATTGCCAACACGGATTGCAAGAAATGGCACCTTGATGACAAGTTCCGGTCGGCTTGTGGTCAAAAATGCCCAGTTTGCCCGTGATTTTGGCCCGATTGACCCTGAATGTGATTGCTACACATGCCGCAATTACAGCAGAGCTTATATTCGCCATTTAATTCATTGCAATGAAACATTTGGAATTCGATTAACGTCTTACCATAATCTCTATTTTCTGTTAAGATTGATGGAGAAGGTCAGACAAGCCATAAGGGAAGACAGGCTTGGTGATTTCCGCGAAGAATTTTTCGAGCGATATGGTTTTAACAAGCCGAACGCGAAGAATTTCTAA
- a CDS encoding DUF421 domain-containing protein, with the protein MGEYLIIAVRTLMFYILILGIFRLMGKREIGELSILDLVVFIMIGELAVVAIERPTVKLLHAILPMVLLMAIQISMAIISLKSKKFRDFVDGKPSIIINRGKIDETVMRKQRYNFDDLMTQLREKDIRSIADVEFAILESSGSLSVIEKQKNAKDETKGGDITIPLIIDGVIEEENLHTINKTNLWLRQELKKRGYRDIKKISFCSYENGKFFIDTMDE; encoded by the coding sequence GTGGGAGAATATTTAATCATCGCAGTACGGACATTAATGTTTTATATTTTAATTTTAGGAATTTTTCGCTTAATGGGAAAACGGGAAATAGGAGAATTAAGTATTCTGGATCTTGTCGTCTTCATCATGATTGGCGAATTGGCGGTTGTTGCAATTGAACGGCCTACTGTCAAACTCCTCCATGCCATTTTACCAATGGTTTTATTAATGGCCATTCAAATTTCTATGGCGATTATATCGCTGAAAAGCAAGAAATTTCGAGATTTCGTTGATGGAAAACCTAGTATTATTATCAATAGAGGGAAAATAGATGAGACGGTTATGCGAAAGCAACGCTATAACTTTGATGATTTAATGACTCAATTAAGAGAAAAGGACATCCGCAGCATAGCTGACGTAGAGTTTGCCATTCTGGAATCGTCCGGAAGTCTGTCCGTTATTGAAAAACAAAAAAACGCAAAGGATGAAACAAAGGGTGGAGATATTACGATCCCATTGATTATCGACGGCGTGATTGAGGAAGAAAATTTACACACAATCAACAAAACAAACTTATGGCTCCGTCAGGAATTAAAGAAAAGAGGCTATCGGGACATAAAAAAAATATCATTTTGCAGCTATGAAAATGGCAAATTCTTTATTGATACAATGGATGAATAA
- the ruvB gene encoding Holliday junction branch migration DNA helicase RuvB codes for MEDRIVSGEMNESEQNFEQSLRPQVLKQYIGQEQVKDNLEIFIKAAKLRRETLDHVLLYGPPGLGKTTLAMIIANEMGVNIRTTSGPAIERPGDLAAILTALEPGDVLFIDEIHRLARSIEEVLYPAMEDFCLDIVIGKGPTARSVRLDLPPFTLVGATTRAGSLSAPLRDRFGVLSRLEYYKEEDLKNIVKRTAELFEVGMDDPSAREIARRARGTPRIANRLLRRVRDFAQVKGNGSIHLTLAQEALELLQVDKLGLDHIDHKLLKGIIEKFRGGPVGLDTIAASIGEESETIEDVYEPYLLQIGFLQRTPRGRIVTSAAYHHFGMEVPAP; via the coding sequence ATGGAAGACCGAATTGTTTCAGGTGAAATGAATGAAAGTGAACAAAATTTTGAACAGAGTCTCAGGCCTCAGGTTTTAAAGCAATACATTGGACAAGAACAGGTAAAGGACAATTTGGAGATTTTCATAAAGGCAGCTAAACTGAGAAGAGAAACGTTGGATCATGTTTTACTATATGGTCCTCCAGGTCTGGGAAAGACCACGCTGGCGATGATTATCGCGAATGAAATGGGCGTCAACATCCGCACAACTTCAGGCCCGGCCATTGAACGGCCTGGAGATTTGGCAGCTATTTTGACTGCACTTGAGCCTGGGGATGTTTTATTTATTGATGAGATTCACCGGCTTGCCAGATCGATTGAAGAGGTTCTTTACCCAGCAATGGAAGATTTTTGTCTTGATATTGTCATTGGCAAAGGACCAACAGCTAGGTCTGTAAGGCTGGATTTGCCTCCCTTTACACTAGTAGGTGCGACAACAAGAGCTGGTTCGTTGTCTGCTCCTCTAAGGGATCGATTTGGAGTTTTGAGTCGTCTCGAGTATTATAAGGAAGAAGACTTGAAAAATATTGTTAAGCGAACAGCGGAATTATTCGAGGTTGGCATGGATGATCCTTCTGCAAGAGAAATTGCCAGACGTGCCAGAGGAACCCCGAGGATTGCCAATCGGCTGCTTCGAAGGGTAAGAGATTTTGCCCAAGTAAAAGGCAACGGCTCGATTCATCTCACACTTGCGCAGGAAGCATTGGAGCTGCTTCAAGTGGATAAATTGGGTCTCGACCATATCGACCATAAACTTTTAAAAGGAATCATCGAAAAATTCCGCGGTGGACCTGTCGGACTTGATACCATTGCAGCTTCAATTGGGGAAGAATCAGAAACGATAGAGGATGTATATGAGCCGTATTTATTGCAAATTGGTTTTTTGCAGCGGACACCTAGAGGAAGAATAGTAACATCGGCTGCTTATCATCATTTTGGTATGGAGGTGCCAGCTCCTTGA
- the queA gene encoding tRNA preQ1(34) S-adenosylmethionine ribosyltransferase-isomerase QueA, whose product MKVDIFDFHLPEELIAQVPLKNRTDSRLMVLNKQTGEIKHEVFKNIVEYLREGDCLVLNDTKVLPARLFGVKSETGAKIEVLLLKQLEGDEWETLVKPAKRVQEGTTLDFGDGLLKAVCTGTSEHGGRRFKFTYDGIFYEVLDQLGEMPLPPYIKEQLDDRDRYQTVYARELGSAAAPTAGLHFTEELLKQIEAKGVHVAFITLHVGLGTFRPVNVDDVEGHEMHSEFYQMTADTANLLNKVREKGGRIISVGTTSTRTLETIAYKNNGRFMEANGWTDIFIYPGYEFKAIDGMITNFHLPKSTLIMLVSALAGREHILHAYNTAVNDRYRFFSFGDAMFII is encoded by the coding sequence ATGAAAGTAGATATATTTGATTTTCACTTGCCTGAGGAATTAATTGCTCAAGTTCCGTTGAAGAATCGGACAGATAGCAGATTAATGGTTTTAAATAAGCAGACAGGTGAAATAAAGCATGAAGTGTTTAAAAATATCGTGGAATATTTGCGTGAAGGGGATTGCCTTGTCTTAAATGACACAAAAGTTCTTCCCGCACGCCTATTTGGTGTGAAATCAGAAACGGGAGCAAAAATAGAAGTACTGCTGTTAAAACAGCTCGAGGGCGATGAGTGGGAAACATTGGTGAAACCAGCCAAGAGAGTCCAGGAAGGAACCACACTTGATTTCGGAGACGGTCTCTTGAAAGCAGTGTGTACCGGAACTTCTGAACATGGCGGCAGAAGATTCAAATTTACGTATGATGGAATTTTTTACGAGGTATTGGACCAACTGGGAGAAATGCCTTTGCCTCCATACATAAAAGAACAGCTTGACGATCGTGACCGTTACCAAACCGTATATGCCCGCGAACTCGGTTCTGCGGCTGCTCCAACTGCCGGATTACATTTTACAGAAGAGTTATTAAAACAAATTGAGGCAAAGGGTGTCCATGTAGCCTTTATTACCTTGCATGTAGGTCTTGGAACATTTAGACCTGTTAATGTAGACGATGTGGAAGGCCATGAAATGCATTCTGAGTTTTATCAGATGACGGCAGATACGGCAAACCTTCTTAATAAGGTGAGGGAAAAAGGCGGCAGAATCATTTCCGTTGGAACCACATCGACAAGAACACTGGAGACAATTGCCTATAAAAATAATGGACGTTTCATGGAAGCAAATGGCTGGACAGATATCTTTATTTATCCAGGATATGAATTTAAAGCCATTGACGGTATGATTACCAATTTTCATTTACCGAAATCAACATTGATTATGCTGGTAAGTGCATTAGCTGGAAGAGAGCATATTTTACATGCTTACAACACAGCAGTGAATGACCGATATCGGTTCTTTAGCTTTGGGGATGCCATGTTTATTATTTAG
- the yajC gene encoding preprotein translocase subunit YajC: MQGATTLIPLILMFVLFYFLLIRPQQKRQKAVQQMQRELKKGDKIVTIGGMHGFIDSIDDKKAVIKCGDGSRLTFDRSAIREVTEAGKEAQV, translated from the coding sequence ATGCAAGGAGCTACTACACTCATTCCATTAATCTTAATGTTTGTGTTGTTTTACTTCCTGTTAATTCGCCCACAGCAAAAGCGCCAAAAAGCAGTTCAGCAAATGCAAAGAGAACTAAAAAAAGGTGACAAAATTGTTACTATTGGCGGAATGCACGGATTTATCGACTCTATTGATGATAAAAAAGCTGTGATTAAATGCGGTGATGGAAGCCGTCTCACATTTGATCGCTCTGCTATACGTGAAGTAACAGAAGCAGGAAAAGAAGCACAAGTATAA
- a CDS encoding TIGR04086 family membrane protein — METKSFGTSVLYGLIFIFAFAAICSLIISLILKFTAARETSLQYIVTAISFIALFGGGFLSGGKRKEKGWLIGGATGIIYSLIIFLFQYLGYDRLFDMQQMIYHICYILIAMMGGILGVNLSSNHSRSA, encoded by the coding sequence ATCGAAACGAAAAGCTTTGGTACATCAGTTTTATACGGATTAATCTTTATTTTTGCTTTTGCAGCTATTTGCAGTCTTATTATTTCCCTGATTCTTAAATTCACCGCTGCCCGCGAAACATCACTTCAATACATTGTTACGGCGATTTCCTTTATTGCCTTATTCGGCGGCGGATTCTTATCAGGAGGAAAACGAAAGGAGAAAGGCTGGCTAATTGGCGGGGCTACCGGGATAATTTACTCGCTTATTATATTTTTATTTCAATACCTAGGTTATGACCGTCTCTTCGATATGCAGCAGATGATCTATCATATTTGTTATATTTTAATTGCCATGATGGGTGGAATTCTTGGGGTTAATCTCTCATCTAATCATTCGCGCTCTGCATAA